The proteins below come from a single Ictalurus furcatus strain D&B chromosome 15, Billie_1.0, whole genome shotgun sequence genomic window:
- the atp2b3b gene encoding plasma membrane calcium-transporting ATPase 3b isoform X2 — protein sequence MSTTATIGDMANSAVEFYPKRGGGMEANHSDNFGVTLEELRSLMELRGAEALQKIQETYGDTEGLCHRLKSSTTDGLSDNPVDLEKRAQTFGQNFIPPKKPKTFLQLVWEALQDVTLIILEIAAIISLGLSFYQPPGEESDACGDVAAGAEDEGEAEAGWIEGAAILLSVICVVLVTAFNDWSKEKQFRGLQSRIEQEQRFAVVRNGNVIQIPVADMVVGDMAQVKYGDLLPTDGILIQGNDLKIDESSLTGESDHVRKSVDKDPMLLSGTHVMEGSGRMLVTAVGVNSQTGIIFTLLGAGEGEEEKKEKKEDSSYSLTTEAKQSSVTNGKQPEATVETNQNKAKKQDGAVAMEMQPLKSAEGGEVEEREKKKTNVPKKEKSVLQGKLTKLAVQIGKAGLVMSAITVIILVLYFVIETFVVEGRSWLPECTPIYVQYFVKFFIIGVTVLVVAVPEGLPLAVTISLAYSVKKMMKDNNLVRHLDACETMGNATAICSDKTGTLTTNRMTVVQAYVNDQHFREIPEPNQLSSNTLEMIVNAISINSAYTSKIIPPDVEGGLPKQVGNKTECGLLGFVLDLKQDYAPVREQIPEEKIYKVYTFNSVRKSMSTVVKLPDGTFRLYSKGASEILLKKCSSIIGAGGEVRNFRPRDRDEMVKKVIEPMACEGLRTICIAYRDLPGEPEPDWDNEADIVADLTCISVVGIEDPVRPEVPEAIRKCQRAGITVRMVTGDNINTARAIAAKCGIIQPGDDFLCLEGKEFNRRIRNEKGEIEQERIDKIWPKLRVLARSSPTDKHTLVKGIIDSTVLEQRQVVAVTGDGTNDGPALKKADVGFAMGIAGTDVAKEASDIILTDDNFSSIVKAVMWGRNVYDSISKFLQFQLTVNVVAVIVAFTGACITQDSPLKAVQMLWVNLIMDTFASLALATEPPTEALLLRKPYGRNNPLISLTMMKNILGHGVYQLVIIFTLLFVGEKIFNIDSGRNAPLHSPPSEHYTIIFNTFVLMQLFNEINARKIHGERNVFDGIFGNPIFCSIVLGTFGVQIIIVQFGGKPFSCAPLNMEQWLWCLFVGVGELLWGQVIATVPTSHLKCLKEAGTGPGTDEMTEDELAEDEEEIDHAERELRRGQILWFRGLNRIQTQMEVVSTFKRSGSFQGAVRRRSSVLSQLHDMRVVKAFRSSLYDGIEKPESRNSIHNFMAHPEFLINDFMHNIPLIDDTDIDDESELSKHNHHHLHPAFRKPPPPPVQRSRPPPRPYRQYSLPATPNRNNNANRSNMHHLTQPTEHTAYWTTHSRQMCPLLSLETSL from the exons ATGTCAACAACAGCTACAATAGGCGACATGGCGAACAGTGCGGTGGAGTTCTATCCAAAGCGGGGTGGAGGAATGGAGGCCAACCACTCGGACAACTTTGGGGTAACCTTGGAGGAGTTACGTTCTCTGATGGAGCTGAGAGGAGCGGAAGCCTTGCAGAAGATTCAGGAAACCTACGGAGACACTGAGGGCCTCTGCCACAGACTCAAGTCTTCCACCACAGATG GTTTGTCTGATAACCCGGTGGACTTGGAGAAAAGAGCACAGACATTTGGACAAAACTTCATTCCCCCAAAGAAGCCCAAGACCTTTTTGCAGCTGGTGTGGGAGGCACTGCAGGACGTCACCCTCATCATCTTGGAGATAGCAGCCATCATCTCTCTTGGCCTGTCCTTCTACCAGCCCCCAGGGGAGGAGAGTGACG CCTGTGGGGACGTGGCAGCTGGTGCGGAGGATGAAGGTGAAGCTGAGGCGGGCTGGATTGAGGGTGCCGCCATCTTACTCTCAGTCATCTGCGTGGTGCTGGTGACGGCCTTCAACGACTGGAGCAAGGAGAAGCAGTTCCGCGGGCTGCAGAGCCGCATTGAGCAGGAGCAGCGCTTCGCTGTGGTGCGCAACGGGAATGTCATCCAGATCCCTGTGGCTGACATGGTGGTGGGCGACATGGCCCAGGTCAAATATG GTGATCTGCTGCCTACTGACGGCATTCTGATTCAGGGCAATGATCTGAAGATTGATGAGAGCTCCCTAACTGGAGAGTCAGATCATGTACGCAAGTCAGTGGACAAGGACCCTATGCTTCTCTCTg GCACCCATGTCATGGAGGGATCAGGGAGGATGTTGGTGACAGCGGTTGGAGTAAACTCTCAGACTGGAATCATTTTCACTCTGCTAGGGGctggagagggagaggaggaaaagaaagagaagaaag AAGACAGTAGTTACTCACTTACTACTGAAGCCAAACAGAGCAGCGTCACCAATG gCAAGCAGCCAGAGGCCACAGTGGAGACCAATCAAAATAAAG CCAAGAAGCAGGATGGAGCGGTTGCCATGGAAATGCAGCCGCTGAAGAGCGCGGAAGGTGGAGAAGTGGAGGaaagggagaagaagaaaaccaaTGTGCCGAAGAAGGAGAAATCCGTTCTACAGGGCAAACTTACCAAACTGGCTGTGCAGATTGGTAAAGCAG GTCTGGTAATGTCAGCTATCACAGTGATTATATTGGTGCTCTACTTCGTGATTGAGACATTCGTGGTAGAAGGGCGGAGCTGGCTCCCTGAGTGCACACCAATTTATGTACAGTACTTTGTCAAGTTCTTCATCATTGGAGTTACCGTGTTGGTGGTGGCTGTGCCTGAGGGTCTCCCTCTCGCTGTCACCATCTCTCTAGCTTACTCAGTGAAG AAAATGATGAAGGACAATAACCTGGTACGCCATTTGGATGCCTGTGAAACAATGGGCAATGCCACTGCCATCTGCTCAGACAAGACTGGCACTCTGACTACCAACCGCATGACTGTGGTGCAGGCCTATGTGAATGACCAGCACTTCCGTGAGATCCCAGAACCCAATCAGCTCAGCTCCAACACTCTGGAAATGATTGTCAATGCCATTTCGATCAACAGCGCCTATACCTCCAAGATCATT CCCCCTGATGTGGAAGGTGGCCTGCCTAAGCAGGTGGGGAATAAGACTGAATGTGGCTTGCTGGGCTTTGTGCTGGACCTGAAGCAAGACTATGCACCCGTCCGTGAACAGATCCCAGAGGAGAAGATCTACAAGGTCTACACCTTTAATTCTGTCCGTAAATCCATGAGCACCGTGGTGAAGCTTCCAGATGGTACCTTCCGTCTCTACAGCAAAGGAGCCTCTGAAATTCTCCTGAAAAA GTGTTCATCCATTATAGGTGCAGGGGGTGAGGTGCGGAATTTTAGGCCAAGGGACCGAGATGAGATGGTGAAGAAAGTGATCGAGCCAATGGCATGTGAGGGCCTGCGCACCATCTGTATTGCCTACCGTGACCTCCCTGGCGAGCCTGAACCTGACTGGGACAATGAGGCTGATATTGTTGCTGACCTCACATGCATTTCTGTAGTTGGGATTGAGGATCCTGTGAGGCCTGAG GTCCCTGAGGCCATCCGGAAATGCCAGAGAGCAGGTATCACTGTGCGCATGGTCACTGGTGACAATATCAACACGGCACGTGCCATCGCCGCCAAATGTGGCATCATCCAACCTGGCGATGACTTCTTGTGTCTGGAGGGCAAGGAATTCAATCGACGAATCAGGAATGAGAAAGGAGAG ATTGAGCAGGAGAGGATTGATAAGATCTGGCCCAAACTGAGAGTCCTGGCCCGTTCCTCACCCACTGACAAACACACTCTGGTTAAAG GCATCATTGACAGCACTGTGTTGGAGCAGAGGCAGGTGGTGGCCGTGACTGGTGATGGGACCAATGATGGACCAGCTCTTAAGAAAGCTGATGTCGGCTTTGCCATG gGCATAGCTGGGACTGATGTAGCTAAAGAGGCTTCGGATATCATCCTGACTGATGATAATTTCAGTAGCATTGTGAAGGCAGTCATGTGGGGGCGGAATGTCTATGACAGCATCTCAAAATTCCTGCAGTTTCAGCTTACTGTCAACGTGGTGGCCGTCATAGTGGCCTTCACTGGAGCCTGTATTACACAG gACTCTCCACTGAAAGCGGTGCAGATGCTATGGGTGAACTTGATTATGGACACATTTGCGTCGCTTGCCCTGGCCACTGAGCCGCCCACTGAAGCCTTGCTATTGAGAAAACCCTACGGCCGTAACAACCCCCTCATCTCCCTCACCATGATGAAGAACATCCTGGGGCATGGCGTCTATCAGCTTGTTATCATCTTCACTCTGTTGTTTGTTG GGGAAAAGATCTTTAACATCGACAGCGGGCGCAATGCTCCACTGCACTCGCCTCCATCCGAGCACTACACAATCATCTTCAACACCTTCGTCCTCATGCAGCTCTTCAATGAGATCAATGCTCGCAAGATTCATGGAGAGAGGAATGTGTTTGATGGCATCTTTGGCAACCCCATCTTTTGCAGCATCGTGCTGGGCACCTTCGGCGTGCAG ATCATTATAGTGCAGTTTGGGGGAAAGCCCTTTAGCTGTGCCCCTCTCAACATGGAGCAGTGGCTGTGGTGCCTCTTTGTTGGAGTTGGAGAGCTCCTGTGGGGTCAG GTCATTGCCACAGTGCCCACCAGTCACCTGAAGTGTCTTAAAGAGGCCGGTACAGGGCCGGGCACAGATGAGATGACCGAGGATGAGCTggctgaggatgaggaggagattGACCATGCTGAACGAGAGCTGCGCAGAGGCCAGATCCTCTGGTTCAGAGGCCTCAACCGCATCCAGACTCAG aTGGAGGTAGTGAGTACATTCAAGAGGAGTGGTTCGTTTCAGGGTGCAGTGAGACGGCGCTCCTCTGTGCTCAGCCAGCTCCATGAC ATGCGGGTGGTGAAAGCATTCCGTAGCTCCCTCTATGACGGCATCGAGAAGCCTGAGTCCAGGAACTCCATCCACAACTTCATGGCACATCCCGAGTTTCTCATCAACGACTTCATGCACAACATCCCGCTGATCGACGACACAGATATCGACGATGAGTCGGAGCTGTCCAAGCACAACCATCACCACCTGCACCCGGCCTTCCGCAAGCCGCCTCCTCCTCCGGTCCAGCGATCCCGTCCCCCACCGCGTCCTTATCGCCAGTACAGCCTCCCAGCGACCCCCAACCGCAACAACAATGCTAATCGGAGCAACATGCACCATCTGACCCAACCCACAGAACACACCGCATACTGGACCACCCATTCCCGACAGATGTGCCCCCTTCTCAGCCTGGAGACTTCACTCTAA
- the atp2b3b gene encoding plasma membrane calcium-transporting ATPase 3b isoform X1 produces the protein MFCVFTVPSVIVSAFILHFLAICRYVVQAHSRGPHCDVFCYVYCNPNGSCWWYILLAVVPSCARTDLLSVCNSTQILSHPSAKKQDGAVAMEMQPLKSAEGGEVEEREKKKTNVPKKEKSVLQGKLTKLAVQIGKAGLVMSAITVIILVLYFVIETFVVEGRSWLPECTPIYVQYFVKFFIIGVTVLVVAVPEGLPLAVTISLAYSVKKMMKDNNLVRHLDACETMGNATAICSDKTGTLTTNRMTVVQAYVNDQHFREIPEPNQLSSNTLEMIVNAISINSAYTSKIIPPDVEGGLPKQVGNKTECGLLGFVLDLKQDYAPVREQIPEEKIYKVYTFNSVRKSMSTVVKLPDGTFRLYSKGASEILLKKCSSIIGAGGEVRNFRPRDRDEMVKKVIEPMACEGLRTICIAYRDLPGEPEPDWDNEADIVADLTCISVVGIEDPVRPEVPEAIRKCQRAGITVRMVTGDNINTARAIAAKCGIIQPGDDFLCLEGKEFNRRIRNEKGEIEQERIDKIWPKLRVLARSSPTDKHTLVKGIIDSTVLEQRQVVAVTGDGTNDGPALKKADVGFAMGIAGTDVAKEASDIILTDDNFSSIVKAVMWGRNVYDSISKFLQFQLTVNVVAVIVAFTGACITQDSPLKAVQMLWVNLIMDTFASLALATEPPTEALLLRKPYGRNNPLISLTMMKNILGHGVYQLVIIFTLLFVGEKIFNIDSGRNAPLHSPPSEHYTIIFNTFVLMQLFNEINARKIHGERNVFDGIFGNPIFCSIVLGTFGVQIIIVQFGGKPFSCAPLNMEQWLWCLFVGVGELLWGQVIATVPTSHLKCLKEAGTGPGTDEMTEDELAEDEEEIDHAERELRRGQILWFRGLNRIQTQMEVVSTFKRSGSFQGAVRRRSSVLSQLHDVTNISTPTHVVLSTANASAAPGSESPAFPVTDITHFIHRNIDTLYTETDAHISHLLTVDRVTLANTQSLFRKHSSARLLAHIHTLHLCSVYHVLYIYCFVLFLLESDYCGFCEWLFASWAV, from the exons ATGTTCTGTGTTTTTACTGTACCATCAGTGATTGTGTCTGCATTCATCTTGCATTTTCTTGCCATATGTCGATATGTAGTACAAGCCCATAGTAGAGGTCCACACTGCGATGTGTTTTGTTATGTATATTGTAATCCGAATGGTTCATGTTGGTGGTACATATTGCTTGCAGTAGTTCCTAGCTGTGCCAGGACAGATTTGTTGTCTGTATGTAATAGCACTCAAATTCTGTCCCACCCATCAGCCAAGAAGCAGGATGGAGCGGTTGCCATGGAAATGCAGCCGCTGAAGAGCGCGGAAGGTGGAGAAGTGGAGGaaagggagaagaagaaaaccaaTGTGCCGAAGAAGGAGAAATCCGTTCTACAGGGCAAACTTACCAAACTGGCTGTGCAGATTGGTAAAGCAG GTCTGGTAATGTCAGCTATCACAGTGATTATATTGGTGCTCTACTTCGTGATTGAGACATTCGTGGTAGAAGGGCGGAGCTGGCTCCCTGAGTGCACACCAATTTATGTACAGTACTTTGTCAAGTTCTTCATCATTGGAGTTACCGTGTTGGTGGTGGCTGTGCCTGAGGGTCTCCCTCTCGCTGTCACCATCTCTCTAGCTTACTCAGTGAAG AAAATGATGAAGGACAATAACCTGGTACGCCATTTGGATGCCTGTGAAACAATGGGCAATGCCACTGCCATCTGCTCAGACAAGACTGGCACTCTGACTACCAACCGCATGACTGTGGTGCAGGCCTATGTGAATGACCAGCACTTCCGTGAGATCCCAGAACCCAATCAGCTCAGCTCCAACACTCTGGAAATGATTGTCAATGCCATTTCGATCAACAGCGCCTATACCTCCAAGATCATT CCCCCTGATGTGGAAGGTGGCCTGCCTAAGCAGGTGGGGAATAAGACTGAATGTGGCTTGCTGGGCTTTGTGCTGGACCTGAAGCAAGACTATGCACCCGTCCGTGAACAGATCCCAGAGGAGAAGATCTACAAGGTCTACACCTTTAATTCTGTCCGTAAATCCATGAGCACCGTGGTGAAGCTTCCAGATGGTACCTTCCGTCTCTACAGCAAAGGAGCCTCTGAAATTCTCCTGAAAAA GTGTTCATCCATTATAGGTGCAGGGGGTGAGGTGCGGAATTTTAGGCCAAGGGACCGAGATGAGATGGTGAAGAAAGTGATCGAGCCAATGGCATGTGAGGGCCTGCGCACCATCTGTATTGCCTACCGTGACCTCCCTGGCGAGCCTGAACCTGACTGGGACAATGAGGCTGATATTGTTGCTGACCTCACATGCATTTCTGTAGTTGGGATTGAGGATCCTGTGAGGCCTGAG GTCCCTGAGGCCATCCGGAAATGCCAGAGAGCAGGTATCACTGTGCGCATGGTCACTGGTGACAATATCAACACGGCACGTGCCATCGCCGCCAAATGTGGCATCATCCAACCTGGCGATGACTTCTTGTGTCTGGAGGGCAAGGAATTCAATCGACGAATCAGGAATGAGAAAGGAGAG ATTGAGCAGGAGAGGATTGATAAGATCTGGCCCAAACTGAGAGTCCTGGCCCGTTCCTCACCCACTGACAAACACACTCTGGTTAAAG GCATCATTGACAGCACTGTGTTGGAGCAGAGGCAGGTGGTGGCCGTGACTGGTGATGGGACCAATGATGGACCAGCTCTTAAGAAAGCTGATGTCGGCTTTGCCATG gGCATAGCTGGGACTGATGTAGCTAAAGAGGCTTCGGATATCATCCTGACTGATGATAATTTCAGTAGCATTGTGAAGGCAGTCATGTGGGGGCGGAATGTCTATGACAGCATCTCAAAATTCCTGCAGTTTCAGCTTACTGTCAACGTGGTGGCCGTCATAGTGGCCTTCACTGGAGCCTGTATTACACAG gACTCTCCACTGAAAGCGGTGCAGATGCTATGGGTGAACTTGATTATGGACACATTTGCGTCGCTTGCCCTGGCCACTGAGCCGCCCACTGAAGCCTTGCTATTGAGAAAACCCTACGGCCGTAACAACCCCCTCATCTCCCTCACCATGATGAAGAACATCCTGGGGCATGGCGTCTATCAGCTTGTTATCATCTTCACTCTGTTGTTTGTTG GGGAAAAGATCTTTAACATCGACAGCGGGCGCAATGCTCCACTGCACTCGCCTCCATCCGAGCACTACACAATCATCTTCAACACCTTCGTCCTCATGCAGCTCTTCAATGAGATCAATGCTCGCAAGATTCATGGAGAGAGGAATGTGTTTGATGGCATCTTTGGCAACCCCATCTTTTGCAGCATCGTGCTGGGCACCTTCGGCGTGCAG ATCATTATAGTGCAGTTTGGGGGAAAGCCCTTTAGCTGTGCCCCTCTCAACATGGAGCAGTGGCTGTGGTGCCTCTTTGTTGGAGTTGGAGAGCTCCTGTGGGGTCAG GTCATTGCCACAGTGCCCACCAGTCACCTGAAGTGTCTTAAAGAGGCCGGTACAGGGCCGGGCACAGATGAGATGACCGAGGATGAGCTggctgaggatgaggaggagattGACCATGCTGAACGAGAGCTGCGCAGAGGCCAGATCCTCTGGTTCAGAGGCCTCAACCGCATCCAGACTCAG aTGGAGGTAGTGAGTACATTCAAGAGGAGTGGTTCGTTTCAGGGTGCAGTGAGACGGCGCTCCTCTGTGCTCAGCCAGCTCCATGACGTAACCAATATTTCTACCCCCACTCATGTAGTTCTCTCCACTGCCAATGCAAGCGCCGCCCCTGGGAGTGAGTCCCCCGCTTTCCCTGTGACAGACATAACACACTTTATACATAGAAACATCGACACAttatacacagagacagacgCACACATCTCACACCTCTTAACTGTTGACAGAGTTACACTGGCAAACACACAATCACTGTTTCGGAAACACTCCTCAGCACGCCTGCTtgcccacatacacacattgcACTTGTGCAGTGTTtatcatgtactgtatatctactgttttgttttgtttttattggaaAGTGATTATTGTGGTTTCTGTGAGTGGCTCTTTGCAAGCTGGGCTGTGTAA